Proteins co-encoded in one Bacteroidota bacterium genomic window:
- a CDS encoding c-type cytochrome → MIKLKTVRFSLSILLFSLIVNFSSAFAQASAEQGEKIFKQNCTSCHSIGTTKVVGPGLKDVMKRVPSEEWLKTWIKNSSAVIKSGDAYAKKIYEENNKAAMSSFDNLKDDQLASLIEYIKNPPAPKQAATATGGAAGTSSAASNEDGIWNYVLLALAAIFIILIVVLGGIKETLARLVRERDGLPEPVKLATVPAAKHWMRTHKKHMAVIILFLVSWGSRAAWNGMMDLGVYTGYKPEQPIKFSHKIHAGQNAINCVYCHSGVEKSKVANVPSANVCMNCHKYIQEGPNTGKTEIAKIYAALDYNPTTQVYGPNQKPIKWVRVHTLPDIVYFNHSQHVVVGKIECTKCHGPVAEMDTIRQYSPLTMGWCVNCHRETEVQMAGNPYYDKLHAKLASEHKGEKITVDKMGGIECGKCHY, encoded by the coding sequence ATGATAAAACTTAAAACAGTCCGTTTTTCTCTCTCCATTCTCCTTTTCTCCTTAATAGTAAATTTTTCAAGTGCATTTGCACAAGCTAGCGCTGAGCAAGGAGAGAAAATTTTTAAACAAAATTGTACTTCCTGTCATAGCATTGGTACCACAAAAGTAGTGGGCCCGGGTTTAAAGGATGTAATGAAACGGGTTCCTAGTGAAGAATGGTTGAAAACCTGGATTAAGAATAGTTCAGCGGTTATCAAATCAGGAGATGCTTACGCTAAAAAGATTTATGAAGAAAATAATAAGGCAGCCATGTCTTCTTTCGATAATTTGAAAGATGATCAACTCGCTTCATTGATTGAATATATTAAGAATCCACCCGCTCCTAAACAAGCTGCCACTGCCACCGGAGGCGCTGCCGGAACTAGTTCTGCCGCTAGCAACGAAGATGGAATTTGGAACTATGTATTACTGGCTTTAGCCGCCATTTTTATTATTTTAATTGTTGTATTAGGTGGTATCAAAGAAACTTTGGCTCGTTTGGTGCGCGAAAGAGATGGATTACCTGAGCCTGTTAAATTAGCTACTGTTCCTGCTGCAAAACATTGGATGCGTACCCACAAGAAGCACATGGCAGTAATAATTTTGTTTTTGGTAAGTTGGGGATCTCGCGCAGCTTGGAATGGAATGATGGATTTAGGTGTGTATACCGGATATAAACCGGAACAACCAATTAAGTTTTCACACAAGATTCACGCTGGACAAAACGCCATCAACTGCGTGTATTGTCACTCCGGCGTTGAAAAGAGTAAAGTGGCAAATGTTCCATCTGCCAACGTATGTATGAATTGTCATAAATACATTCAAGAAGGTCCTAACACTGGTAAAACTGAGATTGCAAAAATTTATGCAGCGCTTGACTATAATCCAACAACTCAAGTTTACGGTCCAAATCAAAAGCCAATTAAGTGGGTTCGTGTACATACTCTGCCTGACATAGTATATTTTAATCACTCACAACACGTGGTAGTTGGTAAAATTGAATGTACCAAATGCCATGGACCTGTTGCCGAAATGGATACTATTCGTCAGTATTCCCCACTTACGATGGGCTGGTGTGTAAATTGTCACCGCGAAACAGAAGTGCAAATGGCTGGTAATCCTTATTACGATAAACTACATGCTAAACTAGCCTCAGAGCACAAAGGTGAAAAAATTACAGTGGATAAAATGGGTGGTATTGAATGTGGTAAATGTCATTATTAA
- a CDS encoding TAT-variant-translocated molybdopterin oxidoreductase, giving the protein MGTTKKYWKGLEDLNNDPAFIKSAQSEFAEEIPMEQFLSNDSLEETSTPRRDFLKFLGFSVTAASLAACQTPVSRVIPYVIKPEEITVGVSNWYATAFYDGHDFCNVLVKTREGRPIKIEGNKLSSITQGGTNSRVQASVLSLYDNERANGPKEKGAPTTWEDADKKIIAQLDSIAAAGGAIALLSSSIISPSTQQIITDFSAKYKNVKHVTYDAVSYSGIIEANKQSFAKAVVPVYNFENAKVIVSFACDFLTNWVSPIETARQYAKNRKVSDENKTMSKHYQFESNLSLTGSNADERIGIKPSQMGAALISLYNKVSGSSLSTKQLEFDSHITAAAKELVAAKGKSLVVCGSNDPAIQLIVNAINNTLGNYGATIDIDNANRTHQGNDADVMALAADMKAGKIGALLMYNVNPVYSLPASLGFEEGMKKTALTVSFNDREDETGSLATFLLPDHHYLESWGDAMPRNGVYSLIQPTIFPIFNTRSAQESLMKWTGIAGDYQAYVKANWEKNIFPMQTSEVLFENNWMKSLHDGGIEFSMTPAVAPTFAGDAAAAAALIMQSAAKAGSFEITLYEKTPIGNGNQANNPWLQEVPDPVSKVVWDNYITMSPKQMKELGFETFQEQRAMADVVEVTVNGVTLRAPVFPQPGQVYGTVGLALGYGRTKAGKCGNIGSNAYSFVGNTNGTLSYTSFDAKIGASVDKYSLASTQTHHTLMGRNMVKEASLAEYIKDSKAGNEREMFKVKEGHEHIEKSAEELDLWATKDYPKQPTTDLKWSMSIDLNSCIGCGNCVVSCSAENNVPVVGKDQVSKTREMHWIRIDRYYTSDMTKAKAAEEGKGKIDMFTAMEIPSDNPKVVFQPVMCQHCDHAPCETVCPVLATTHSSEGLNQMTYNRCLGTKYCANNCPYKVRRFNWYRYTNDKDFDFNLTNDLGRMVLNPDVSVRSRGVMEKCSMCVQRIQEGKLAAKKDGRRINDGEIQTACAQSCPTNAIVFGNIFDENSQVAKNSKDERMYHMLEEIDVQPSIFYLTKIRNTEEKEA; this is encoded by the coding sequence ATGGGTACAACAAAAAAATACTGGAAGGGATTAGAAGATTTAAATAACGACCCTGCGTTTATTAAATCAGCGCAAAGCGAATTTGCCGAAGAAATTCCAATGGAGCAATTTCTATCCAATGATTCGTTGGAAGAGACTTCTACACCCAGAAGAGATTTCCTTAAATTTTTAGGATTTTCTGTTACAGCAGCTTCCCTTGCCGCTTGCCAAACTCCCGTAAGCAGAGTAATTCCGTATGTTATTAAACCCGAAGAAATTACGGTTGGTGTTAGCAATTGGTATGCAACTGCTTTTTACGATGGCCATGATTTTTGCAATGTATTAGTTAAAACCCGCGAAGGCCGTCCTATTAAGATTGAAGGAAACAAATTATCATCCATTACACAAGGTGGTACCAATTCACGTGTTCAAGCTTCAGTTTTATCCTTATATGATAATGAACGAGCAAACGGACCAAAGGAAAAAGGTGCTCCAACTACCTGGGAAGATGCCGATAAAAAAATTATAGCTCAGCTCGATTCAATTGCTGCTGCTGGTGGTGCTATTGCCTTGTTAAGTTCCTCTATTATTAGTCCAAGCACTCAACAAATTATCACCGATTTTAGTGCGAAATATAAAAATGTTAAACACGTTACATACGACGCTGTTTCTTATTCCGGAATTATTGAAGCAAATAAACAAAGTTTTGCTAAAGCAGTTGTTCCGGTTTACAATTTCGAGAATGCCAAAGTAATTGTAAGTTTTGCTTGTGATTTTCTTACCAACTGGGTTTCGCCAATTGAAACCGCTCGTCAGTATGCAAAAAACCGAAAGGTTAGCGACGAGAATAAGACCATGAGCAAACATTACCAATTTGAAAGCAACCTGTCCTTAACCGGAAGTAATGCAGATGAACGAATTGGTATTAAGCCTTCACAAATGGGTGCTGCTTTAATCAGCTTGTACAATAAGGTGTCTGGCTCTTCTTTATCGACAAAACAATTAGAATTTGATTCACATATTACCGCTGCAGCAAAAGAACTTGTTGCTGCTAAAGGAAAATCATTGGTAGTTTGTGGTTCTAATGATCCAGCAATTCAACTTATTGTTAATGCCATTAACAACACATTAGGAAATTACGGCGCTACCATCGATATTGATAATGCAAATCGCACACATCAAGGTAACGATGCTGATGTAATGGCTCTTGCTGCAGATATGAAAGCAGGCAAAATAGGTGCATTGCTTATGTACAATGTAAATCCGGTATATTCATTGCCTGCTTCATTAGGTTTTGAAGAAGGAATGAAGAAAACAGCTTTAACTGTTTCATTCAACGACCGTGAAGATGAGACTGGAAGCTTGGCAACCTTTTTATTACCCGACCATCATTACCTCGAATCATGGGGTGATGCAATGCCAAGAAATGGGGTTTACAGTTTAATACAACCTACTATTTTCCCAATTTTTAATACCCGTTCAGCGCAAGAAAGTTTGATGAAATGGACCGGTATTGCCGGTGATTACCAAGCCTATGTTAAGGCTAACTGGGAGAAAAATATTTTCCCGATGCAAACAAGTGAGGTATTGTTTGAAAACAATTGGATGAAAAGCTTGCACGATGGGGGAATTGAATTTAGTATGACACCTGCAGTTGCACCTACCTTTGCAGGAGATGCTGCCGCTGCTGCTGCACTAATTATGCAATCTGCTGCTAAAGCAGGTTCTTTTGAAATTACCTTGTATGAAAAAACGCCAATAGGAAACGGAAATCAAGCGAATAACCCTTGGTTACAGGAAGTTCCGGACCCAGTTTCGAAAGTAGTTTGGGACAATTATATTACCATGTCTCCAAAACAAATGAAAGAACTTGGATTTGAAACTTTCCAGGAACAACGTGCAATGGCAGATGTGGTTGAAGTTACTGTAAATGGTGTTACCTTAAGAGCTCCTGTATTTCCTCAACCCGGACAAGTTTATGGAACTGTTGGATTAGCGCTAGGTTATGGACGAACCAAGGCAGGTAAATGCGGAAATATTGGAAGTAACGCCTATTCATTTGTAGGAAATACAAACGGAACATTGAGCTATACCAGCTTCGATGCAAAAATAGGTGCTTCAGTTGATAAATATAGCTTGGCTTCTACCCAAACACACCATACACTCATGGGTCGTAACATGGTGAAAGAAGCCAGTCTAGCTGAGTATATTAAAGATTCGAAAGCAGGCAATGAGCGCGAAATGTTCAAAGTTAAGGAAGGACATGAGCACATTGAAAAATCAGCCGAAGAATTAGATTTGTGGGCTACAAAGGATTATCCTAAACAACCAACTACCGATTTAAAATGGAGTATGAGCATCGACTTAAACTCTTGTATTGGTTGTGGAAACTGTGTTGTTAGCTGCTCTGCCGAAAACAATGTTCCTGTTGTTGGTAAAGATCAGGTAAGTAAAACACGCGAAATGCATTGGATTCGTATCGATCGCTATTATACAAGCGACATGACCAAGGCTAAAGCGGCTGAAGAAGGTAAAGGTAAAATCGACATGTTTACAGCCATGGAAATTCCTTCAGATAATCCTAAGGTAGTTTTCCAACCGGTTATGTGTCAGCACTGTGACCACGCACCTTGTGAAACTGTTTGTCCGGTATTAGCTACAACGCATAGCAGCGAAGGTTTAAATCAAATGACCTACAATCGTTGCTTAGGAACGAAATACTGTGCCAACAACTGCCCTTATAAAGTGCGTCGATTCAACTGGTACCGTTACACCAACGATAAGGATTTTGATTTTAACTTAACCAACGACCTAGGTAGAATGGTATTGAATCCTGATGTTTCAGTGCGCTCTAGAGGGGTTATGGAAAAGTGTAGCATGTGTGTTCAGCGAATTCAGGAAGGAAAATTAGCTGCTAAAAAAGACGGCAGAAGAATTAACGATGGTGAAATTCAAACAGCCTGTGCACAATCATGCCCAACAAATGCAATTGTTTTCGGAAATATTTTCGATGAAAATAGTCAGGTTGCAAAAAATAGTAAAGACGAACGTATGTATCATATGCTCGAAGAAATTGATGTTCAACCTTCTATTTTCTACTTGACTAAAATTAGAAATACCGAAGAAAAAGAAGCTTAA
- a CDS encoding DUF3341 domain-containing protein, giving the protein MSKMIFAIFSDEEVVLHQIPSLKSQGVRIKDVFSPFPIHGLDKALGLKRTRISICSFLYGMTGLSLAILMIWYMNISDWPMNIGGKPNYFFYKNVPAFVPVLFESTVLCAAHGMVITFYLRSKLIPGVTAFVPDVRMTDDKIVMQVEVKDASKEAEITAMLMKAGAEEVKEYGK; this is encoded by the coding sequence ATGAGTAAAATGATTTTTGCAATATTTAGTGATGAAGAAGTGGTGCTTCACCAAATACCTTCTTTGAAATCACAAGGAGTGCGGATAAAGGATGTATTTAGTCCCTTTCCAATACATGGATTAGACAAAGCACTCGGGTTAAAGCGAACCCGTATTTCAATCTGTTCTTTCCTTTATGGAATGACCGGTTTGAGCCTTGCCATATTGATGATTTGGTACATGAACATTAGCGATTGGCCAATGAATATTGGTGGTAAACCAAATTATTTTTTCTATAAAAATGTACCTGCATTCGTGCCGGTTTTGTTTGAATCAACAGTTTTATGTGCTGCACATGGAATGGTGATTACATTTTACCTAAGAAGTAAATTAATACCGGGCGTAACAGCTTTTGTACCGGATGTTCGTATGACCGATGATAAAATTGTAATGCAAGTAGAAGTTAAGGATGCTTCTAAAGAAGCTGAAATTACTGCTATGCTTATGAAAGCTGGTGCTGAAGAAGTGAAAGAATACGGTAAATAA
- the odhB gene encoding 2-oxoglutarate dehydrogenase complex dihydrolipoyllysine-residue succinyltransferase, which translates to MIVEIKVPSPGESITEVIIARWLKKDGDVVRKDEELCEIDSDKATLTVNAEESGAVKLMVKEGDTVQVGASICTIDTSVKAPASNESVNPPASKAVPTNVPSNEAATTQKSSYAKDVPSPAAKKLMDENSIPVSQITASGKDGRITKSDVASILAKGFSAPVAPSISPKAVVVASSMNGGRETERNKMSPLRKKLAQRLVAVKNETAMLTTFNEVDMSAIMNLRSKYKDKFKENFGVNLGFMSFFTKAVTEALAMFPAVNAQIDGEEIVYHKYADVGIAVSAPKGLVVPVLRNAELMSLAQIETEIKNLALKARDNKITIEEMSGGTFTITNGGVFGSMMSTPIINPPQSAILGMHNVVDRPIAMNGQVVIRPMMYVALSYDHRIIDGRESVGFLVKVKEMLENPVKMIFSGKDPLEVLVGL; encoded by the coding sequence ATGATAGTAGAAATTAAAGTACCAAGTCCGGGTGAATCAATTACAGAAGTAATTATTGCACGATGGCTAAAAAAGGATGGTGATGTGGTTCGCAAAGACGAAGAATTATGCGAAATTGATAGTGATAAAGCAACGTTAACGGTGAATGCCGAAGAATCGGGAGCCGTTAAACTGATGGTGAAAGAAGGCGATACCGTGCAAGTAGGAGCTTCCATTTGTACGATTGATACTAGTGTAAAAGCTCCGGCTTCCAATGAAAGCGTGAATCCACCGGCAAGCAAAGCAGTTCCAACAAATGTTCCTTCAAACGAGGCAGCAACGACTCAAAAATCAAGTTATGCCAAAGATGTTCCTTCGCCCGCAGCCAAGAAACTGATGGATGAAAATTCAATTCCAGTTTCACAAATAACAGCGAGTGGCAAAGATGGTAGAATTACTAAATCAGATGTTGCAAGTATTTTGGCAAAAGGATTTTCTGCACCTGTTGCTCCTTCCATTTCTCCAAAGGCTGTTGTTGTTGCTAGTTCCATGAATGGCGGCCGCGAAACCGAACGTAATAAAATGAGTCCGCTGCGTAAAAAATTGGCTCAACGGCTAGTTGCAGTAAAAAATGAAACAGCCATGCTTACTACTTTTAATGAAGTAGACATGAGTGCAATAATGAATTTAAGAAGCAAATACAAAGATAAATTCAAAGAAAATTTCGGCGTAAATTTAGGATTCATGTCCTTTTTCACAAAAGCAGTAACTGAAGCTTTAGCGATGTTTCCTGCTGTTAATGCTCAAATAGATGGAGAGGAAATCGTATATCATAAATATGCTGATGTTGGAATTGCAGTAAGCGCTCCTAAAGGCCTAGTAGTTCCTGTATTACGAAATGCCGAATTGATGAGCCTTGCACAAATTGAAACTGAAATTAAAAACCTCGCGCTGAAAGCACGTGATAATAAAATTACGATTGAGGAAATGAGCGGTGGTACCTTTACCATTACCAATGGAGGAGTTTTTGGAAGCATGATGAGTACTCCAATAATTAATCCACCACAAAGCGCTATTCTGGGAATGCATAATGTAGTCGACCGTCCCATAGCTATGAACGGTCAAGTTGTAATTCGTCCGATGATGTATGTGGCACTTAGTTATGACCATCGCATAATTGATGGACGTGAGTCAGTTGGCTTTTTGGTGAAAGTGAAGGAGATGCTCGAAAATCCTGTTAAAATGATTTTCTCAGGAAAAGATCCTTTGGAGGTGCTGGTAGGACTCTAA